Proteins encoded by one window of Arachis ipaensis cultivar K30076 chromosome B04, Araip1.1, whole genome shotgun sequence:
- the LOC107639468 gene encoding kinesin-like protein KIN-10B: MATLGSKVRVIVRVRPFLPQEISSRNGDPVPCVSVLDQHFESAEDEVAVYLKDPQTSRKECYQLDSFFGVEDNNVGQIFSKEVSPMIPGIFSGCNATVFAYGATGSGKTYTMQGTKDQPGLMTLAMSMILSICRNSGRTANISYYEVYMDRCYDLLEVKAKEISVWDDKDGEIHLRGLSQIPINTMSEFHDVFSSGVQRRKVAHTGLNDVSSRSHAVLMISVSTPSADGTEAAVFGKLNLIDLAGNEDNRRTCNEGIRLQESGKINQSLFALSNVIYALNNNKPRVPYRESKLTRILQDSLGGTSRALMVACLNPGEYQESVHTVSLAARSRHVSNFVPSAQKQETPKVKVDMEAKLKAWLESKGKTKSSQRFAASISLFPRKTPSSVKISAKRCVTFDSSVKGGRTGINESAQHTKESAFAVSFGNLLDSPDPFNTCLEENENCGVKSNDKQESEHYTNKSSWEPCKNLPAEPLAKVMNSPITNESKNAAQSPLRKPLSPPNISVNQKPLEAFPFSQTPFTETCSTNKGKIQKNDTPLDKFSTRSSALKNTLVQEYIDFLNNASREELLKLKGIGEKMAEYIIDLREESQIELLSDLEKIGLSSKQAHNLFTRAAKKLFEEKATDSILG, translated from the exons ATGGCTACTCTTGGCTCCAAGGTCAGAGTGATAGTTAGGGTTAGACCCTTTCTTCCTCAAGAGATCTCTTCAAGAAATGGCGACCCAGTTCCGTGTGTCTCCGTCCTGGACCAACATTTCGAGTCTGCAGAAGATGAAGTTGCCGTTTATCTCAAAGATCCACAAACCAG CCGAAAGGAGTGCTACCAATTGGACTCATTCTTTGGGGTAGAAGATAATAATGTGGGTCAGATATTCAGCAAAGAAGTGAGCCCTATGATACCTGGAATCTTCAGTGGCTGCAACGCCACGGTTTTCGCTTATGGAGCCACTGGCAGTGGCAAGACATACACCATGCAG GGGACTAAGGACCAACCTGGCTTGATGACACTGGCTATGTCTATGATACTGTCCATTTGCCGAAACAGTGGCAGGACTGCAAATATTTCATACTATGAGGTCTACATGGACAGATGCTATGACCTCTTGGAGGTCAAAGCAAAAGAGATTTCAGTTTGGGATGACAAAGATGGCGAAATCCACCTCCGTGGACTCTCTCAGATTCCCATAAACACAATGTCTGAGTTTCATGATGTTTTCTCGAGCGGAGTTCAGCGGCGTAAAGTTGCTCACACTGGCCTCAATGATGTCTCTAGTAGGAGCCATGCAGTCCTTATGATCTCTGTCTCCACTCCTTCTGCTGATGGCACTGAAGCAGCTGTATTCGGAAAGTTGAATCTCATTGACTTGGcag GTAACGAAGACAACAGAAGGACCTGCAATGAAGGGATTCGTCTCCAAGAGAGTGGTAAGATAAACCAATCCTTGTTTGCACTGTCAAATGTGATCTATGcattaaacaacaacaaaccaCGAGTTCCCTACCGCGAAAGCAAATTGACCCGCATATTGCAAGACTCTTTAGGGGGAACTAGTCGTGCATTGATGGTCGCTTGCCTG AATCCAGGAGAATACCAGGAATCTGTTCATACTGTTAGTTTGGCTGCTAGATCAAGGCATGTGTCTAATTTTGTGCCTTCAGCTCAAAAACAAGAGACTCCAAAAGTTAAAGTGGACATGGAAGCCAAACTGAAAGCTTGGCTAGAATCAAAAGGCAAAACGAAGAGTTCACAAAGATTTGCTGCATCTATCTCTCTGTTTCCAAGAAAAACTCCAAGTTCGGTCAAAATCTCTGCAAAGAGATGTGTTACTTTCGATAGTTCAGTGAAGGGAGGAAGAACTGGAATTAATGAATCCGCACAACATACAAAAGAAAG TGCCTTTGCTGTGTCGTTTGGAAATCTACTGGATAGTCCAGATCCGTTCAATACTTGCTTGGAGGAG AATGAAAATTGTGGTGTTAAAAGCAACGATAAGCAAGAATCTGAGCATTATACCAATAAGTCTTCATGGGAGCCATGTAAAAATCTCCCTG CTGAGCCATTGGCCAAGGTGATGAACTCGCCAATTACAAATGAGAGCAAAAATGCAGCCCAAAGTCCTTTAAGAAAACCCCTCTCCCCTCCCAACATCAGTGTTAATCAAAAGCCCCTTGAAGCATTCCCTTTCTCGCAAACACCTTTTACAGAAACCTGCTCCACTAACAAAGGGAAAATACAAAAGAATGACACTCCGCTTGACAAATTCAGTACACGAAGTTCTGCGTTGAAG AATACTCTAGTTCAAGAATACATTGATTTCTTAAACAATGCAAGCAG AGAGGAACTACTAAAGTTAAAG GGCATAGGAGAGAAGATGGCAGAATATATAATAGACCTTAGGGAAGAAAGTCAAATTGAATT GCTAAGTGACTTAGAGAAGATTGGCCTCTCTTCGAAGCAG GCCCATAACTTGTTCACTAGAGCTGCAAAGAAACTATTTGAAGAGAAAGCGACAGATTCAATACTCGGTTGA